Proteins found in one Brevibacillus brevis genomic segment:
- a CDS encoding LytR/AlgR family response regulator transcription factor: MYRVAICDDEEKHREFVKSILLTLSIKTNIEFVIESFDAGEQLVSYYERQEIPFHILILDIEMGGMNGIQTARTIRGLKNLDEQIIFLTSYPQYMVESFDVMTFQYLIKPIAPSILEEKIIKLHQYFQALDKKYMVIKSGYEEVVLKHDELICIEAAKSLTIKSKLHFTTTNQTYESKGIISDYALALKDCNFIQIHRSIIINLLHVKKFASGVVLMSNGRELPIGRSKMKEVKDTYTKFMIMKVD, from the coding sequence ATGTATAGAGTGGCTATTTGCGATGATGAGGAGAAACACAGAGAGTTTGTTAAAAGTATTCTACTTACATTGTCGATAAAGACAAATATTGAATTTGTAATCGAATCATTCGACGCGGGAGAGCAGTTGGTATCTTATTATGAGCGCCAAGAAATTCCGTTCCATATTTTAATTTTGGACATTGAAATGGGTGGAATGAACGGAATTCAAACAGCCCGAACCATAAGAGGGTTAAAGAACCTGGATGAACAAATTATTTTTCTGACAAGTTACCCCCAGTATATGGTGGAAAGTTTTGACGTCATGACATTCCAGTACTTGATAAAACCCATTGCACCTTCGATCTTGGAGGAGAAAATCATCAAGCTACACCAATACTTTCAAGCACTTGATAAAAAGTATATGGTCATCAAGTCAGGCTATGAAGAAGTCGTATTAAAACATGATGAACTTATTTGTATTGAAGCTGCCAAAAGCTTAACCATAAAAAGCAAGCTGCATTTTACGACCACAAATCAAACCTATGAAAGCAAAGGCATCATTTCTGATTATGCTCTGGCCTTAAAGGACTGTAACTTCATACAAATCCATCGTTCCATTATTATTAATCTGCTTCATGTGAAGAAATTTGCAAGTGGAGTGGTTCTCATGTCCAATGGGAGGGAATTGCCTATAGGCCGTTCTAAAATGAAAGAGGTTAAAGACACTTACACCAAATTTATGATTATGAAGGTCGATTGA
- a CDS encoding serine hydrolase domain-containing protein, with amino-acid sequence MKKVVSVFMTAILIAILVTPAFALTNPDTVEEKAREQASKIVSEYGASGLQYAIRDHGSIVLSGSAGVYDKETKSPITDDTMFGIGSVSKMYVTAATMMLADSKRIDIDKPLTTYIKDFKMADKRYKQITPRMLMNHSSGIYGSQYGNSFLFDDNDTKNHDELLVRLQSESLKSTPGEFSVYCNDGFQLLEILIERVSGLRYSEFLETYISDPLQLTSTKTPLDSFDRDRLIKTYYPGLDQALPVENANLIGTGGLYSTAEEVTEFAEVLIGNRTDILSEKSVKAMQSHEYRKGVWVPEETNSINYGLGWDAVRLAPFSDYGITALFKGGDTIMYHAALVTLPEHDITIAVLSSGGSGIYNSLAASNILLEYLRAKGTIKEILPEKTFEPPVKVDMPSDMLAYSGLYGSVGKTVKLEIKNGEIHLPDLAFGGVPPQKYVYTGNGQFKNNDGNATISFDRAKNGKTYLKLNAYINNPGLGQAFSVTYEFQKLASNPLKQSMKTVWEHRDGKKYYAVDEKITSVMYLNNALVTKTISVDISHGYASGTKIVDKNNAVNVIQIPVANGRDAFDLNFYHKNQKEYVKINGLSYISEDAIPTFNDGKDSLCIIPSDGQARWYKIDAKSANRVMNVETPESGGFAVYDKNGMTVNFSKASNKHSVVLPEGGMIVFGGNAGDVFKINFEE; translated from the coding sequence ATGAAGAAGGTGGTTTCTGTATTCATGACCGCTATTCTTATTGCAATACTGGTCACCCCTGCTTTTGCTCTAACGAATCCTGATACTGTAGAAGAAAAGGCACGGGAGCAGGCTTCGAAGATCGTATCCGAATATGGTGCTAGTGGATTGCAGTATGCAATTAGGGATCATGGATCCATTGTCTTATCAGGCAGTGCTGGTGTATACGATAAAGAGACCAAGAGTCCGATCACCGATGACACGATGTTTGGAATCGGCTCGGTAAGTAAAATGTACGTGACTGCTGCAACGATGATGCTGGCTGATTCTAAAAGAATTGATATTGATAAGCCGCTAACCACGTATATCAAGGACTTTAAAATGGCAGATAAGCGATATAAACAGATTACGCCACGTATGTTGATGAATCATTCTTCAGGAATTTACGGTAGTCAATATGGGAATAGTTTTTTATTTGATGATAATGATACGAAAAATCATGATGAATTATTGGTAAGATTACAATCCGAAAGCTTAAAGTCAACTCCCGGCGAGTTTTCAGTATATTGCAATGATGGTTTTCAGCTGCTTGAAATATTGATTGAACGAGTGAGCGGTTTACGTTATAGCGAATTTCTTGAAACCTATATTTCTGATCCTCTCCAATTGACCTCTACCAAAACACCACTTGATTCTTTTGATAGAGACAGGCTCATAAAAACTTATTATCCTGGGTTGGATCAAGCTTTACCCGTTGAGAATGCCAATCTCATAGGGACAGGAGGCCTTTACTCCACGGCTGAAGAAGTAACTGAATTCGCTGAAGTATTAATCGGGAATCGAACGGATATTTTATCTGAGAAGTCAGTAAAGGCTATGCAAAGTCATGAGTATAGAAAAGGCGTGTGGGTTCCTGAAGAGACAAACTCGATTAACTATGGTCTTGGTTGGGATGCTGTCCGTTTAGCACCGTTTAGTGATTACGGAATAACAGCATTATTTAAAGGTGGAGATACGATTATGTATCACGCTGCTTTGGTGACCTTACCCGAACATGATATTACGATTGCTGTGCTTTCATCGGGAGGCAGTGGTATCTATAATAGTTTAGCTGCATCAAATATTTTATTGGAATATCTAAGAGCCAAAGGCACCATTAAAGAAATTCTACCTGAAAAAACATTTGAACCTCCAGTGAAAGTGGACATGCCATCCGATATGCTTGCATACTCTGGGTTATACGGTAGTGTAGGTAAAACGGTAAAACTGGAGATAAAGAACGGGGAGATTCATTTACCTGATCTAGCATTTGGAGGGGTACCGCCGCAAAAATATGTATATACCGGCAATGGACAGTTCAAAAACAACGATGGGAATGCAACGATAAGCTTTGACCGAGCGAAGAATGGAAAAACCTATTTAAAACTTAACGCTTATATAAATAATCCAGGATTAGGTCAAGCGTTTTCGGTAACCTATGAATTTCAAAAGTTAGCTTCCAATCCACTAAAACAGTCAATGAAAACGGTATGGGAACATAGGGATGGAAAAAAATACTACGCTGTAGATGAAAAGATCACTTCAGTGATGTATCTAAACAATGCGCTTGTGACCAAAACTATATCGGTTGATATCAGCCATGGATACGCTTCAGGCACTAAAATTGTTGACAAGAATAATGCAGTAAATGTAATTCAGATTCCTGTTGCAAACGGAAGAGACGCTTTTGATTTGAATTTCTATCATAAGAATCAAAAAGAGTATGTAAAGATCAATGGATTATCCTATATCAGTGAAGATGCTATTCCAACCTTTAATGATGGGAAAGATTCATTATGCATCATACCATCGGATGGTCAGGCTAGATGGTATAAAATCGATGCAAAATCAGCCAACCGAGTTATGAACGTTGAGACTCCGGAAAGCGGAGGATTCGCCGTTTATGACAAGAATGGAATGACTGTGAACTTTTCAAAGGCAAGTAACAAGCATTCGGTAGTACTGCCTGAGGGTGGGATGATCGTTTTTGGTGGGAATGCGGGTGATGTATTTAAAATTAATTTTGAAGAATAG
- a CDS encoding MerR family DNA-binding transcriptional regulator, protein MRPIDIARKLKLSTSALRNYEAHGLVPPVERSVSGYRKYTEEHVAYFTCIQAMSPGFGMDVTAQVMRLIQDRQLQAALWLVNEVQANLQRDKQLAERNVAMLEDGPAGKGEEAGNGEWMTIGEVATMTSLPSSTIRHWEKVGLITTSRDEKNGYRLFNRSQIRKIMLLRTLRPAVYSLSVVELKEAIANMNEEDVKEARNIALETLRYLDQMNLVQTRGVFYFYQLCKVVQLVEE, encoded by the coding sequence GTGCGCCCCATTGATATTGCACGTAAGCTGAAACTGAGTACGAGCGCCTTGCGCAATTATGAAGCACATGGGCTGGTTCCACCTGTAGAACGGTCAGTGAGCGGCTACCGGAAGTATACGGAGGAACACGTCGCTTATTTTACCTGTATCCAAGCCATGTCCCCAGGCTTTGGAATGGATGTGACGGCGCAGGTCATGCGATTGATTCAGGATAGACAGTTGCAGGCTGCTCTATGGCTTGTGAATGAGGTACAGGCTAACTTGCAGAGGGACAAACAGTTAGCGGAACGAAACGTGGCGATGCTTGAAGACGGTCCAGCTGGAAAGGGTGAGGAAGCTGGAAACGGCGAATGGATGACGATTGGGGAGGTAGCAACCATGACTTCTCTGCCGAGCTCAACCATCCGCCACTGGGAAAAGGTTGGACTTATTACGACTTCCCGCGATGAGAAAAATGGCTACCGTCTCTTCAATCGCTCGCAAATCCGCAAAATCATGCTGCTACGCACGCTGCGACCTGCTGTCTATTCCTTATCGGTTGTGGAGCTGAAGGAAGCTATCGCGAACATGAATGAAGAGGATGTAAAAGAGGCGCGAAACATCGCTTTGGAAACGCTGCGCTATCTGGATCAGATGAATCTCGTACAAACGCGTGGGGTTTTCTATTTCTATCAATTATGCAAAGTGGTTCAGTTGGTCGAAGAATAG
- a CDS encoding sensor histidine kinase produces MIQNNFPIVFCMILLMGVQVNFFFNSVFDKSAKKQNRFIYFIIFGLLDYLYLVIPASLILSSMLSFLVIFSFAQSYTVEFKTKFTFSILYSVLASLSYFISLYLFYSLDSVDFSFHSINEQDQIANTKAILLSSMIMFAIIQIIRLLAKRRSFSLDNRYYALFLVIPVVSIYQLSILTYMDVYSFISVIGMLLLNVIIFYIFDNIVDKFQFMHENSQLQNQMDYQDANYEKTVHSFKSIKRIIHDTNQQLLYIEECIKRNELEAAMEHIKTTLNKVEGAYHRVNTGNLVIDALVTNTLNIGQANGIRIDTKINLYSQEVNIDRYDLCVALGNMLDNAMEASKRVKIAEDRYILIKIYSTESTLLIHILNHMENEVAYLHSQKSNAEFHGIGLTNIARICDKYGGHMTIETKHKEFNNMVVLPY; encoded by the coding sequence ATGATTCAAAATAATTTTCCGATTGTCTTTTGCATGATACTTCTGATGGGTGTGCAAGTTAATTTTTTCTTCAATTCGGTATTTGATAAATCAGCTAAAAAACAAAACCGATTTATATACTTCATTATCTTTGGATTGCTCGATTACCTATATTTAGTTATACCAGCCTCTCTTATTTTATCTTCGATGCTATCTTTTCTTGTGATATTTAGTTTTGCGCAATCTTATACAGTAGAATTTAAAACGAAGTTTACTTTTTCTATACTTTACAGTGTTTTAGCATCTCTCTCTTATTTTATATCGCTATATTTATTTTATTCCCTAGATTCCGTTGACTTTAGCTTTCACTCTATAAATGAACAAGATCAAATAGCCAATACGAAAGCTATTTTACTCAGTTCCATGATCATGTTTGCGATCATTCAGATCATACGACTACTTGCAAAACGTAGAAGTTTCTCTTTGGATAATCGTTACTACGCATTATTCTTGGTTATTCCTGTCGTAAGTATATACCAGCTGAGTATTCTAACTTATATGGACGTTTATTCTTTCATTTCCGTCATTGGAATGCTTCTCTTAAACGTTATTATTTTCTATATTTTTGACAATATCGTAGATAAATTTCAATTTATGCATGAGAATTCGCAATTGCAAAATCAAATGGACTATCAAGATGCGAATTACGAAAAAACAGTTCACAGCTTCAAATCGATTAAACGAATCATTCATGATACGAACCAACAGCTTTTGTATATCGAAGAATGTATTAAGCGAAATGAGTTAGAAGCGGCAATGGAACATATCAAGACTACTTTAAATAAAGTCGAAGGAGCCTATCATCGCGTTAATACGGGGAATCTGGTTATAGATGCCCTTGTCACAAATACGCTTAATATTGGACAAGCCAATGGTATAAGAATTGATACGAAGATTAACCTATATTCACAGGAAGTAAATATTGACCGTTATGACTTATGTGTAGCTCTAGGAAATATGCTAGATAACGCAATGGAAGCTTCTAAACGAGTAAAAATCGCAGAAGATAGGTACATTCTAATCAAAATATATTCTACCGAGTCTACCCTTCTCATTCACATTTTGAATCATATGGAGAATGAAGTTGCCTATTTGCACAGCCAAAAATCAAACGCGGAATTTCATGGTATCGGATTAACAAACATAGCTAGAATTTGTGACAAGTACGGTGGTCATATGACCATTGAAACGAAACATAAAGAATTTAATAATATGGTCGTACTTCCATATTAA
- a CDS encoding MerR family transcriptional regulator, with protein sequence MHTIGEVAHLLGISTHTLRYYEKEKIIIPDRDESGDRRYNDSHIQWLRFVIKLKETQMPISKIKKYASLFLEGEHTASARLSLLEDHKHYIEQQIKILIDVDGMLERKIVAYKDFIRNRD encoded by the coding sequence ATGCACACGATTGGTGAAGTGGCACATCTATTAGGGATCAGCACACATACGCTGCGATATTATGAAAAGGAAAAAATAATTATTCCGGATCGCGATGAAAGTGGTGACAGGCGATATAACGATTCGCATATTCAATGGCTGCGATTTGTTATCAAGTTAAAAGAAACGCAAATGCCTATCTCGAAAATCAAGAAGTACGCTTCACTATTTTTAGAAGGAGAACATACTGCTTCAGCTCGATTGAGTCTTTTAGAAGATCATAAACACTATATTGAGCAACAAATAAAAATTTTAATCGATGTGGACGGTATGCTAGAACGTAAAATTGTTGCTTACAAAGATTTCATCCGTAACAGAGATTGA
- a CDS encoding DUF5701 family protein has protein sequence MHKAEFERQLTTLIHKGYPEMAGMTADEFRENLTPLQPLAEALTIQEDDLQAGVVPFVLVVKGEWFDGEKAMQAIERKKKAGFSVMDAEEIRRFTPIEDIEIPTGMAYLMTGIDTGKETLNITPNDAMPILLEQQRSPLTLEEGIALITHFPDLVKKNNGFSLLGSRCGDRRVTAMWITENKPKLGWCWAGNPHTWLGSASCKARLGEKKLEMVLPLSSKHN, from the coding sequence ATGCACAAAGCTGAATTCGAACGGCAACTGACAACACTCATTCATAAGGGCTATCCTGAAATGGCGGGCATGACAGCAGATGAATTTCGGGAAAATCTGACCCCGCTGCAACCACTGGCAGAAGCTCTCACCATTCAAGAAGACGACCTGCAAGCGGGCGTCGTCCCCTTTGTTCTCGTGGTAAAAGGCGAATGGTTCGACGGAGAAAAAGCGATGCAAGCCATCGAGCGGAAAAAGAAAGCTGGCTTCAGTGTCATGGATGCAGAAGAAATCCGGCGATTTACACCCATCGAAGACATCGAGATTCCTACAGGAATGGCTTACCTGATGACCGGAATTGATACGGGAAAAGAAACGCTGAACATCACTCCGAATGACGCGATGCCCATCCTCTTGGAGCAGCAGCGTTCTCCGCTCACGCTGGAGGAAGGAATTGCCCTGATCACCCACTTCCCGGATCTGGTAAAGAAAAACAACGGCTTTTCTCTACTCGGCTCTCGTTGTGGCGATCGACGAGTAACGGCCATGTGGATCACCGAAAACAAGCCAAAGCTAGGCTGGTGCTGGGCTGGCAATCCACATACGTGGCTTGGTTCGGCTTCCTGCAAAGCTCGTTTGGGTGAAAAAAAACTTGAGATGGTCTTACCCCTGTCAAGTAAACACAACTAG
- a CDS encoding adenine deaminase: MTQQHPFFARPPLADCIPDLVAFSRGEKKATLFIHNGTLVNVLSGEILPNMSIAVVGTRIAYVGPFVEGMTDESTRIIDAKGKYMAPGLLDGHCHIESSMLSVTQFANAVLPLGTTGGFFDAHEISNVLGLPGLRIMLDEARQTPMAAYMQVASCVPSTDASFETAGAEFGPAEVAEALSWGPDMIALGEVMNFPGVVYGDPKMIGEIQATLRAGKVVDGHYTWPSSDPRLAAYAAAGVTGDHECVTSEDVAQRVRLGMYAKMRRGSAWHDVAATIKAHTEQGIDSRRMMLVSDDRICDSLKEEGHMNFIVRHAISQGVKPVTAFQMATINTAERFGVARDVGSIAPGIIADIILLDGNLADVNVVTTIARGDVVAENGEMTLELSPFPYPEFAINSVKIKAELTPSDFIIKTPVPSGTIKTRVAVVRENHVETDEVFVDVAVANGELQITPESTLCKMAVFERHGKTGGSGIGIVGNVGFNQPAAIAMTVAHDCHNVLVIGNDDERMAQVANAVISMQGGIAVVTGDGEMVELPLRLAGLMSTEPYETVVQQSMEISQALVKAGCTMNYAFMTLSLLALVVIPTLHISDTGLIRISDAGFERVSLFVE; the protein is encoded by the coding sequence ATGACACAGCAGCATCCGTTCTTTGCAAGACCTCCACTCGCAGATTGCATTCCTGATCTCGTTGCCTTTTCCAGAGGGGAGAAAAAAGCGACCCTCTTCATCCATAACGGCACTCTCGTCAATGTTCTCTCCGGTGAAATCTTGCCGAATATGTCCATCGCTGTTGTTGGCACCCGTATCGCCTATGTCGGTCCTTTTGTAGAAGGGATGACGGATGAATCCACCAGGATCATTGATGCAAAAGGAAAGTATATGGCACCAGGACTGTTGGACGGGCACTGTCATATCGAAAGCAGTATGCTATCCGTGACGCAATTCGCCAATGCGGTACTGCCCCTCGGAACGACAGGCGGTTTTTTCGACGCACATGAGATCTCGAATGTTCTCGGTCTACCTGGTTTGCGGATCATGCTGGATGAGGCGAGACAAACCCCGATGGCTGCTTACATGCAGGTCGCTTCCTGCGTCCCTTCAACGGATGCTTCTTTTGAAACGGCTGGGGCAGAATTCGGACCAGCGGAGGTCGCGGAAGCATTGAGCTGGGGACCCGATATGATCGCGCTCGGAGAAGTCATGAATTTCCCTGGGGTCGTGTACGGAGACCCGAAAATGATTGGAGAGATTCAAGCGACACTGCGGGCAGGAAAAGTAGTGGATGGTCACTATACATGGCCGTCAAGTGATCCACGTCTGGCTGCTTATGCAGCTGCGGGTGTAACCGGCGACCATGAGTGTGTGACCAGCGAAGATGTCGCACAGCGGGTACGCCTTGGCATGTATGCCAAAATGCGCCGCGGCTCAGCCTGGCACGATGTTGCAGCAACGATCAAGGCACACACCGAACAGGGCATTGACTCCCGCCGAATGATGCTCGTGTCCGATGACCGCATCTGTGATTCGTTGAAAGAAGAAGGTCATATGAACTTCATCGTCAGACATGCGATCTCGCAAGGAGTCAAGCCTGTGACTGCCTTCCAGATGGCGACCATCAATACAGCAGAACGATTCGGTGTCGCACGAGATGTAGGCTCGATCGCACCGGGTATCATCGCAGATATCATTTTGCTCGACGGGAATCTGGCTGATGTAAATGTCGTGACGACGATCGCACGCGGTGACGTAGTGGCGGAAAACGGTGAAATGACGCTCGAACTTTCTCCGTTCCCTTACCCTGAGTTTGCCATCAACTCTGTGAAAATCAAGGCTGAGCTCACTCCATCTGACTTCATCATCAAGACCCCCGTTCCGTCCGGGACGATCAAGACACGCGTCGCAGTTGTCCGCGAAAATCACGTAGAGACGGACGAAGTGTTTGTCGATGTGGCTGTCGCAAATGGCGAGCTCCAGATCACGCCCGAGAGTACCTTGTGCAAAATGGCTGTTTTCGAACGCCATGGGAAAACAGGCGGCTCTGGCATCGGGATTGTCGGCAATGTCGGATTTAACCAGCCAGCAGCGATTGCCATGACTGTCGCCCATGACTGCCATAACGTGCTTGTCATCGGAAACGATGATGAGCGGATGGCACAAGTAGCCAATGCTGTGATCAGCATGCAAGGCGGCATCGCTGTCGTGACTGGAGACGGCGAAATGGTGGAGCTTCCGCTGCGTTTAGCTGGACTGATGTCGACCGAGCCTTATGAAACAGTTGTGCAGCAATCCATGGAGATTAGCCAAGCCTTGGTGAAAGCTGGCTGCACGATGAACTACGCCTTTATGACATTGTCTTTGCTTGCTCTGGTCGTCATACCGACTTTGCACATATCCGATACAGGCTTGATTCGCATTTCAGATGCAGGATTTGAGCGAGTATCACTGTTTGTGGAATAA
- a CDS encoding SDR family NAD(P)-dependent oxidoreductase — MNYTVITGASSGIGFETALAFAARGKNLILAARRTNELEKLQSKVAEINAKLDVVIRTVDLSVRANVHDFYDSLKDYEIETWINNAGFGNFASVGEQNLNKIESMLHLNIEALTILSSRYAHDYAHVKGTQIINISSGGGYRIIANAVTYCATKFYVSAFTEGLAQELRENGAEMRAKVLAPAATETEFAKRSFDMDHFEYAGAVPKFHTAKQMAGFLLDLYDSEKVVGIVNGATYEFELRDPIFTYVSRPSN, encoded by the coding sequence ATGAATTATACGGTCATTACGGGGGCAAGTTCAGGAATTGGTTTTGAAACCGCTCTGGCATTTGCTGCTCGTGGAAAAAACTTAATTTTAGCAGCACGTCGAACGAATGAATTAGAAAAGTTACAATCAAAAGTGGCTGAAATCAACGCAAAATTGGATGTAGTCATTCGAACAGTTGACTTAAGTGTACGTGCAAATGTTCATGACTTTTACGACAGTCTAAAGGATTATGAGATTGAGACCTGGATTAATAATGCGGGGTTTGGAAACTTTGCTTCTGTTGGGGAACAAAACTTGAATAAAATTGAGTCCATGCTTCACTTGAATATTGAAGCACTAACGATTCTTTCTTCTCGTTATGCTCATGACTATGCACATGTGAAAGGAACGCAAATCATCAATATTTCTTCAGGCGGAGGTTACAGAATCATTGCTAACGCCGTGACCTATTGTGCAACGAAGTTCTATGTAAGTGCCTTTACGGAAGGTCTAGCACAAGAATTGAGGGAGAACGGAGCAGAAATGCGAGCAAAAGTCTTGGCACCTGCTGCAACAGAGACCGAATTTGCGAAGCGTTCCTTTGATATGGATCATTTTGAATATGCTGGTGCAGTTCCTAAGTTCCATACAGCTAAACAAATGGCCGGTTTCTTGCTCGATTTATATGACAGTGAGAAGGTCGTTGGAATCGTGAATGGAGCAACATATGAG